The Streptomyces sp. ALI-76-A nucleotide sequence GAGCTGGAGCGCCGGCTCGGCAAGGAGGCCAAGCCGGTCATCCTCGGCCATGTGCAGCGCGGCGGCACACCGACCGCGTACGACCGGGTGCTCGCCACGCGCTTCGGCTGGCACGCGGTGGAGGCCGCGCACCGGGGCGACTTCGGCAGGATGACCGCGCTGCGGGGCAACGACGTCGTGATGGTGCCGCTGGCCGAGGCGGTCACCGAGCTGAAGAGGGTCCCGAAGGACCGGATGGACGAGGTGGAGTCGGTCTTCTAGACGGGGCTCCGGGTCCGGGTCCCGGCCGGGGAACCCGGGCGGGGTTCGTCGGGCGCGGGACCACCGGGCGCGGGATCTCCGGGCGGGGTCCTAGTGCCGCGGCAGGCGACGTTTGCCCGTCAAGGAGCGGCGTCCGGTGCGTGCTCTCGGCGTGCCGGCCGGAAGCCCTCGTACTGGATGTACTTGGGCTTTCGGCCGGTGCGGCGAGAGGGCGTGCCGGGCGTCGCGACGGGGCGAACGTTGCCTGCCACGGCACTAGCCCGTGTTGTTCCGGACCGTGGTCCAGAAGTGGTCGACGACCCGGTCCAGGAACTCCTGGCCGGTGGTCCCGGCGTCGCCGCTGCCGCCGCCCCAGTTGAGGGTGGCGACCATCTGCCCGTGGTACTGCCGGTGCAGCTTCTGCAGAGTGTCCTCCAGCAGCCGCCGGCCCAGCGGCACGATCTTCGCGACCGGACGGACGTAGGCCTGCCACCGGGTGGTCACGGCATCGCGCAGCAGCCCGGCGAGTTTCGGCTCGCGGCCCGTGACGGTGACGAAGTCGGGCAGCGAGAGGTCGAGCAGGTCGGCCAGGAGGGCCGACTGACGGTCGGTGCCGCGCCACTCGTCGTGCTCCTCCATGCCGAGGTAGGCGAGGAGTTCGAGCCCGACGGCACGGGCCACGTCCTCCGGCGCGAAGCCG carries:
- a CDS encoding XRE family transcriptional regulator, producing the protein MGPEHVAYGMRASFGLPYVTPDLVIAWERGITSPAGRELTALAGVLWCSPGELIDRPRTLREHRLSRGFAPEDVARAVGLELLAYLGMEEHDEWRGTDRQSALLADLLDLSLPDFVTVTGREPKLAGLLRDAVTTRWQAYVRPVAKIVPLGRRLLEDTLQKLHRQYHGQMVATLNWGGGSGDAGTTGQEFLDRVVDHFWTTVRNNTG